The Gossypium hirsutum isolate 1008001.06 chromosome D02, Gossypium_hirsutum_v2.1, whole genome shotgun sequence region cgtaatgccaatgagaggatatcatttacccttatAGAGTTATGATTTCATTGTTGTTGAATAATGCTACATCATGCAAAAGTCATATATCCAACGTACTAGTTTTCGGTTCCTTATATATTTTAACTCAAACTTTCAATACATCAAAGgatatgagtcacacatacacagtccatcatccactcaagattaaggtatgccacattatgaacatcataagtgaataaatccataaatgtaTTGAGGATAAATTTAACTTGGGTTTTGTCCAATGCATTGTCAATCCAGATAAAGCCATCTATGTATCTATCTTCTAAGAGTCATCCGCTTTCATGCTCAAGATAAGACATCTCGCTAATTGAACTTGATTGATGGTAtgagtctttcaatcgatttgctctATTTTGATTAGGTTACGAACTATTTAGAttgtctactaatataaattatattcttatattattaTTCAACCACATAATGTAACTTAATCTTAATTAAATATTAGATAAACAATGAGCCAATAGTTACTTACATTTTGCTTTGCATACAAAAACCATTAAGGACATATACAaatgatattaatatataaagaaattttatttaaaccaatttgtttaaaaattacaagtataaatTGCTGAATATACTActcttagggcactagatcctaACTTTTCTATCGAGGGATTCGTTCTTACTATTTGTGATCTTATTGCTTGGTCGGACGATTGGGAGTGTAATACAGTATACATCGCATTTAAAGATTaccaattttttttgtaaaacaaaTTATACATTATTCTTTTTGTAAGTTTGATGCTGATAAAGGATAAATTGATTTGGATTCGAAAACCGATATTTTGTAAAAAGGTAAGGTATTTTTAGGAGactatcttaaaaatatttattttccctTTGTGTTGGAAACGATAAAGAAATAATATTCTCAATATACAATGTCTTTACTTGAACGAAACAATTAAATTGCGCTACTAATTATTTTAAACCACAAAGAGCTTAGAGAAACactgaagaaagaaagaagaaagtaaGAATATTTGTAGTAATGATTCCCACTCAAACTTGATGAACTCAAAATTAATCTCTCAATTCTAATTATTGTAGTAACCAGAAATACCTATCAACCACTTTAAAAAGACACAATCTTTCCTTTTATATTACTTTCTTTcgtttcaattatatatataatatgtatgtatgattgttgtgtatatatattataacacaAAACTTTAAcggtatatattttatttaaaaacactttctataatataatatataatatataatatatattacctatatattatataaaacaaatagataAAATAGGATGGCTGTGAGCTTGTTAATTTTGGTGTTATttcatttttaagttaaaaaaaatattttttaagtggTAACGTTATTTGATATTGAGAtagataattttagattttttttatttttcattttaaatcaatttattatttaaatataattttaaaaagttttgattatttatatataaaatcaataaacgAGTTTTATTGAGCTTGAATTAAAATAGTTCAAATATATCTCGAGCGAAGCTTGAACCTGGAAAATAATGTTAGATTGAGCTTGAGTGAAGTACCGAGCTCAAACTTGAGCTTCCCACTATTCAAGATCAGCTCGACTTTATGCAAATGATAATACTCTTattatataagaatttgaaaataacagattaaattaaattggttagaactctaattttaaaatttgaaaaagataagaaataaaaatgataagaGTATAAAGAGTAAATATGGGAAAATAAAGGGACTGATAAGAGAATTGGAGAGTGATATAGATAAGATTAAAATTTAGAAAGAGTTTAACAATAATTAAGAGACAGAGGTCAAAGGTAGAGGGAATATTTTATTCCtaagttaattataatttttggggCTGAAACGGAATTAACCGTGAGCATACTGAAATGGAATAGCTGTGAGCGAGGCCTACCTTACTTGAGAATATTCtaacatttttaatttctaaagtACCACTAGAAGGGCCGGCAGGGCGTTTCCCATCACAAAATTTGATAACACTCATAATTAATTCCTTACGAATACGATTGCAATTTTCATTTCCTTTCTTTGACAAATCCATAAGCCAAAGCATAATAATGAGCATTTTTACCCAGCTACTCTGCCAACCGCTAGGGTTTGGACTTTGGACGTTTGGAGTTTGACTCGGACGCATGGTCAGAatttatcttctttttcttttttttcctttttgattttcCACAGCTTTGATCGATCTCTGCTTTCCGTCACTGAATTGAAAACTTttcaattcttttctcttctttccgTTTGATGATTGATTATCTGCTTTCAGCTTTAATTTTTCATTTGATTTGACTTCTAATTTCTGATATGCTTTCTTGACTAGCAATCTTCACTAAATTCAAATAATGCTCTctaattattgttgttgttaaagCTGCTTGTGAATCGAACCCATAATTCTTTACTTTCACATTCTTCTTCTGAATTCTGCATGCAAAACTTTCTAAAATTGTGTTATAATGGAAAGCCCATCCACTAGTTAGCTACTTGTGTTCCACTGCAATATGAAAAGGTGATGAATTGTCAAGTTCCCATGGCTATCTTGTGATTCACTTGCTTTTGGTCTGTTTACTCATTccctctcctttctttttctcctaaaaaaaaataattttaggttttgTACTTTTGTTGGATGCAGAAACTACTAGACTTTTGACCCATCCCTTCACCTTCTTCTGATAAGGGACAACAAGGTGAGTAAAtgcatttttttttgtatgaaaaaaaaaaggtcgaAAATCTTTTGGAGAGTTGTAGTTAGAGTCCTTTGATGGTGCTCGTGAGTTACCCTACTACTTCTGCTTTATTGGTTGgacatttaattagttttttctCCGTTGCTTTGAGTATTGCAACACATATCTGATTCTTTTGCTACATATGTCTGTGCTCATTAACTTAATGCCATTTACTTTTATGATCTATCAGATTATATTGGCTACACTCTTCATATTCCTGTCTTTCATGCTGGAAATAAGTCAGTTTGTTATAGAATTTGACTAAATTTGCCTGGATTGACAGATATAGTAACTCTCAAGATATGGGATGTCTGGTTTCAACTCCCAAGGATTCTGGGGGAAATAGGCGGAGGCCAGGAAATATTGGGGAAGTTTCTGTATATGTACCAGGTTTACGAATTCCCAAGTCTGTGGATTTCTTTCAATCACTCGGTGGTCACTTGTCAAAGACATTAGTGGAACGCCTTACTGCCTTGAGAACTCGTATAGTTGTTATGGCTGGCCAAGAAGCACCTACAATTACAAGAACAAGGAGGAAAACTGCTACACAGCATGGTTTGTTGCTGGCTAACCAGGTTTCCTAATAAACAGATCGTAGTAAGCATTTTTACTGAAATTTCAGTTGAAAATCTGTCTTCAGGGGGTTCAACATTGGCAGATCTTCATCAGGCTCTTGAAGACTACTTGCCTGTGCTTTTGGGATTAGTTACAGATGGTGAAACATATTATCAAATTTCACTCCCTTGAAAAGGTTTATGTGCTGTATGAGGAGGAATCTAACATTATGGTTCATTGTTGTCATTCAGGGAGTCAGCTACAATATAAAGTACAGTTTATTTGGGTAAATCAGGAGGATGATGCTGAGGTCAGACTGTGGGTTTAGGCTGTTATTGTCAACATgccttctattttcttttgttgTATATTATTGGGTCGCTCTTCTCTTTGAGGAATAAGATTTGATGCAAAGCAAATTTTTTTGGCAGGAAACAGCAATGTTTAATGCTTGGTATGAGGTGTTGTCAGTATTGCATTTGATGGCGATGTTATTGTTATCACAAGCCAACTTATTGCTTCTTCCTAGGACTTCTGCTGATGGTTATCAACCAAAAGTATCAGAAGGTATGTTGTTAAGAGAAAGAGAAGAAATTTCAATGCTGATTATTCTCTTGGGATGCTATTGCTTTTGTTTTTCATTCTCCTACTCCAGACTTTTTGTTTTTCAAGTTTAAAAGGTTGATTACTGGCAAATCTGTTGACCCTTTCTTCTTAGCTTGGATTTTCAGTCTGGTTTTGCCCTTAATCATTTTTTCCATGGACCTAATGAGAGAGGACTGCCTTTTTCTCTCAATAAACAGAAAGCAGGCGAGCTTCTATTGATATTTTCTTGAAGGCTGCGGGGTATTTGGATTGTGCTGTCAGACATGTTCTTCCCCAGTTGCCATCTGAACTTAGGTGTACAAAGATGATATACTTGCAGTCAAACTTTCTTtaatatattcacaatcaattcTTGCGATCTAATTTAGTAGCAATCCATTGGTCTCTACTTTGGTTGTAGGAGAAATTTGCCAGTAGACCTAGCAGAAGGAGTTCTTCGAGCACTATGTTTGCAGGCATTAGGACAGGTACTAACTTAATCTCTTGATTGATGTAGGCATGAACTGTTACGTTACTTGTGAATCAAGTTTACAAATGTGGACTTTGAGGATATCACTTGGTGAATTTGTTCTTATAATGAGTATGAATACATTTTGTGAGCAAAAATCTGTTCTTTCATTATTCTTATATTCCTGTAAACACTTCAGTGACAGTCTGAATATTGTTGCACAAAATCTCgtcttatttttatttgagtcatactttttagtttttataatgtGTGGCCGTGTGCGTCTAAGAATCAATCAGCATAGACCTTGCAAAGGCATTTTTTTATTGTCTCAtggttttaatgttatttttggtGTAGGGTGTTGATATCCAACTTGGAATGGCAATTGATAGTACCAAGGCTACTCTAGCTGTGAAACGAAGGCTTGCATGTGAGATGGTAAAATACTGGCAGCAGGTATGAATGCATCTTTTGTTTTGTCATTTCTTATGTTTTGACCTTGAATTCAGCTGTACTTCTTGCTTTTATCAATTTTGCTTTCAATTTGTTTTGCATACTTGGGCAAATCAATAGGTTTAGGATTACCCATTCCAGTGCCAATCTAATTCATGCAATCAGTTTACCAAAAATTCACTTAATGAATCTCCAAGGATCTAGTTCTGGAGCTACACTTGAATGACTTCTTTATCCTACTCGGTATTGAGCATCTACTAGCGTTGCCAACAAATTTTCACACTAGAAGTCCTAAGTTTTTGATCCTCTCATGTGGATGAATGAATGGGTTTGGGTCCGCTTGGCCCAATCTGTATTCCAACATCATATATTGTTGTTTTTGGGTAGGCCTTGTATTATACTCTACTTCAAGTGTAGTATAAATGTGATTAAGGGTCTCCTAATAACCACACCTCACTCACAACTTTTGCCACTTAATGAACTTCTCTCATggcatttttttttatcatagttCGGTAACGaggtttttgaaattttacttattcaGCAGAAGAAAACTGTGGTTTGTCTTCATTCTTCTCTAAGCCTTTCCTGAATCATTCATCTTGTCTCAATGTATTCATAAAAGTCTAGTTAGTGATTTTCAAATGTATACTGATATTTTTTGCCATTTCTTAACAGGCTCAGGATAATATTATGAATCTTCCACTATCAAATGGATGGGGTGAAAAGCATCGGCTTTTTATAAAATGGAAATACATTGAAGCTAAGGTACTtaacccttattttctttctctatttttttagtCATGAGAACTAAAGCATGGTTATGTTACTCTCCTAATGATTCTTAAACTCAAATATTGGTTTATGGTATTTGAAGAAATAATAAACAATATGTACTTGATGTAGCAATGTCAATCAAAGGGATATTTTCTGGACTTTCTAGCAGCATGAACTATGTTATGATAGTAATCAGTTATGATAGTATCTCTAGGATTTATTGTATCATATCTTTGACTTTTCTTATTTGTATATCTAGTTACTAGTATAAATAGGTCATGTAACATAATGCATAGATGCAAGGAAATATTTTTCAGaatgcttttctcttttctctctcttttcctcttcttttttacGGCTGTAATAGCAAAAACAGTAAGTTGTAACAACAGCAGCCTTATTTGTTATTCTTCTTCTGcttcttcttctctctctctctcactcgATTTtacatggtatcagagccaacCGAGTCTCACCGCCCCTACCATTAAAAAGCCCAGCCTCTGTCAACCCTTCGACCAAAAAACGGCCACTGGAAGCTGTGCGTGTGGGACACATGCTCCACCCTATTTTTTCTACCCCACTCCCACTCGCCGACGCGTGAGGGTGTGTGGGCCACGCCTCCAGCCACTGCTTTCCTCCGTGAATCTTCCTATTGTCCATCCGCCTACGGTGGTGCTGTCCCCATACTGATTCAACCTcgatttctatttttaattaattttctctcTCCCTTGCTATGGATACTGTGTTCTCTTTGGAGGCAATCTAATGTCATGGAAGAGTAAGAAACAAGATGTAGTAGCGAGATCTAATGCAGAAGCTGAATATCGGGCTATGACTCTAGTTACTTGTGAGCTAATTTGGTTAAAACAATTACTTCAAGAGTTGGAACAAGAAACTGTCA contains the following coding sequences:
- the LOC107898417 gene encoding uncharacterized protein isoform X2 produces the protein MGCLVSTPKDSGGNRRRPGNIGEVSVYVPGLRIPKSVDFFQSLGGHLSKTLVERLTALRTRIVVMAGQEAPTITRTRRKTATQHGGSTLADLHQALEDYLPVLLGLVTDGSQLQYKVQFIWVNQEDDAEETAMFNAWYEVLSVLHLMAMLLLSQANLLLLPRTSADGYQPKVSEESRRASIDIFLKAAGYLDCAVRHVLPQLPSELRRNLPVDLAEGVLRALCLQALGQGVDIQLGMAIDSTKATLAVKRRLACEMVKYWQQAQDNIMNLPLSNGWGEKHRLFIKWKYIEAKSQPSLTAPTIKKPSLCQPFDQKTATGSCACGTHAPPYFFYPTPTRRRVRVCGPRLQPLLSSVNLPIVHPPTVVLSPY
- the LOC107898417 gene encoding uncharacterized protein isoform X1, which gives rise to MGCLVSTPKDSGGNRRRPGNIGEVSVYVPGLRIPKSVDFFQSLGGHLSKTLVERLTALRTRIVVMAGQEAPTITRTRRKTATQHGGSTLADLHQALEDYLPVLLGLVTDGSQLQYKVQFIWVNQEDDAEETAMFNAWYEVLSVLHLMAMLLLSQANLLLLPRTSADGYQPKVSEESRRASIDIFLKAAGYLDCAVRHVLPQLPSELRRNLPVDLAEGVLRALCLQALGQGVDIQLGMAIDSTKATLAVKRRLACEMVKYWQQAQDNIMNLPLSNGWGEKHRLFIKWKYIEAKAAAYYYHGLILDEGNTEKSHGMAVAALQAADEYFKESKRACEVFNAAHPLSRNPPLWGTMKYLSEKIPKDTSSKVRINRDLYSYEKIMETAPTLPDFALALKPDEYQLPPADPSWNENVQLSHIGINQVNHDKR